The proteins below come from a single Halostagnicola larsenii XH-48 genomic window:
- a CDS encoding PIN domain-containing protein produces MKLVIDANIVISALIADSKTRELIVTLEPNLLTPAFVHDEVENYEDLIVEKSGMEPDQVTQFIELLFQYIEVVPADDFYPAIERADEAIGDTDPDDVLYLACAIASDGAIWSDDSDFNEQDLINTYSTGDVITSFDTF; encoded by the coding sequence ATGAAGCTGGTCATCGACGCCAACATCGTCATATCTGCACTCATCGCTGATTCGAAGACGCGGGAGCTCATCGTTACACTCGAACCAAATCTCTTGACGCCTGCGTTTGTCCACGACGAAGTCGAGAACTACGAAGATCTGATCGTGGAAAAGTCGGGAATGGAACCAGATCAAGTGACACAATTCATCGAGCTTCTGTTCCAGTACATTGAGGTCGTTCCTGCGGACGACTTTTATCCGGCTATCGAGAGGGCGGACGAAGCAATCGGAGACACCGACCCCGACGACGTGCTGTACCTCGCGTGTGCGATTGCCAGCGATGGGGCCATCTGGAGCGACGATTCTGACTTCAATGAACAGGATTTGATCAATACGTACTCGACAGGTGACGTGATCACCTCGTTTGATACGTTCTAA
- a CDS encoding DNA repair exonuclease has product MTKIVHTADLHLGKSQYQLPERRMDFFDAFHQIIDGCLRREVDALVITGDIYDHEFPNDDTVESTIDLVSDLGSKRDGAFVPVYLIHGDHDHPPGKRNTPGVDHLIQNTHAERLGGHPTSISDDLVLYGVHHEDLSDLVDNNLSFSPPPDDTYIALCTHVMLHKYNYVGKDDAYWPFQLLKPVPFDVNLMLCGELHKRKHYPTRRVDIFYSGTPARIHRRYRDYSPSVFLHETTQQSVDSTKYSVPARPWNEITVSVDRNDDIDAVLSRVVEELNIQNMERRMILEVTLDGENDNFTQGDIRSQLEKWPGVLRASVNATSPDQGWIPGVPP; this is encoded by the coding sequence GTGACTAAAATTGTCCACACTGCTGATCTTCATCTTGGAAAAAGCCAATATCAGCTCCCGGAAAGACGTATGGACTTTTTTGATGCGTTCCACCAAATTATTGATGGTTGCCTGCGTCGAGAGGTAGATGCGCTTGTCATCACTGGTGACATCTATGATCATGAATTTCCAAATGACGATACTGTTGAGTCAACAATTGACTTAGTTTCGGACTTGGGCTCAAAAAGAGATGGCGCTTTTGTTCCGGTCTATCTGATTCATGGTGACCATGACCATCCCCCAGGAAAGCGAAATACTCCCGGTGTAGACCATCTTATACAGAATACCCATGCTGAACGATTAGGAGGCCATCCGACTTCCATTAGTGATGATCTTGTATTATATGGAGTCCATCATGAGGATTTGAGTGACCTAGTGGATAATAATCTCTCTTTCAGCCCTCCCCCCGATGATACGTACATTGCGCTTTGCACGCATGTGATGCTTCATAAATACAATTATGTAGGGAAAGATGACGCCTATTGGCCCTTCCAACTTTTGAAACCAGTGCCCTTCGATGTGAATTTAATGTTGTGTGGAGAACTACACAAAAGAAAGCACTATCCGACTCGTAGAGTTGATATTTTCTATTCAGGAACTCCCGCACGAATTCATAGAAGATATCGGGATTATTCTCCGAGTGTTTTTCTCCACGAAACCACACAGCAGAGTGTCGATTCAACAAAATACTCCGTACCAGCGCGACCCTGGAACGAGATTACCGTTAGCGTCGATCGCAATGACGACATTGATGCTGTTCTTAGTCGAGTAGTTGAAGAACTGAATATCCAAAATATGGAACGTCGAATGATTTTAGAAGTCACCCTTGACGGAGAGAATGATAATTTCACTCAAGGTGATATCAGGTCCCAATTAGAGAAATGGCCGGGAGTGCTACGTGCTTCAGTGAATGCGACTAGTCCTGATCAAGGGTGGATTCCTGGTGTACCACCGTAA
- a CDS encoding thiamine pyrophosphate-binding protein gives MNVSRAVVDRLVANGIDTVFGIPGKQTLPLNETIDERDDIRFVMARHETAVTHQAWGYAEASGDLAATVVVPGPGDMNAMNGLKNAYNDCTPLVHFAVETSPELRGGDPIHETPPDTYDNVVKSNVLVERPESTAVVVEEAIATATTPPYGPVRVGIPKPFLPQDVPVATPGEYDRTHLDGVSRSDLEAAANALAASETSVIFAGGGVRAADASQELERVARLLDAPVVTSYKGKGVLPEGSEYSAGTLSASAPPELLECLASADAALAVGTDLDAVTTREWQIEFPETVVHVTLDPADLGNGYEPTVGIVADAKETLSKLREFLDGQESGSFIDSSGESTTATRSGLERATAVREALDDRLEELRGSTPPLTSVSVLEAVRDAVPRDAIVTADAGGFRVWGLNAFDVYSPRTYVNPGSWASMGTALPAGIGAQLSNPTEDIVVLVGDGGLMMCVHELHTAVAEDLPITVVVSRNEDYALISEEAGRSYDLEDGAYAWPDAPIDFVSLANSLGMTARRARTPAEIRQAVAEAVAANEPTLLEIPTDPQEPQAGEWMTKSEPDGGSKSNGESESNTDRQ, from the coding sequence ATGAATGTCAGTCGAGCAGTCGTCGACCGTCTGGTCGCAAACGGGATCGACACCGTCTTCGGGATTCCGGGCAAGCAAACGCTCCCGTTGAACGAGACGATCGACGAACGGGACGATATCCGCTTCGTGATGGCCAGACACGAGACCGCAGTCACCCACCAGGCGTGGGGATACGCCGAGGCGAGCGGCGACCTCGCCGCAACCGTCGTCGTCCCCGGCCCAGGGGATATGAACGCCATGAACGGGCTGAAAAACGCGTACAACGACTGCACACCGTTGGTACACTTCGCGGTCGAGACGAGCCCGGAACTCAGGGGCGGCGATCCAATCCACGAGACGCCGCCGGACACCTACGACAACGTCGTCAAATCGAACGTACTGGTCGAGCGACCCGAGAGTACGGCGGTCGTCGTCGAGGAGGCCATCGCGACCGCGACGACCCCGCCCTACGGCCCCGTCCGGGTCGGCATCCCGAAGCCGTTCCTCCCGCAGGATGTCCCGGTCGCAACGCCCGGCGAGTACGATCGCACACATCTCGACGGCGTCTCCCGATCTGATCTCGAGGCCGCAGCAAACGCGCTCGCGGCGAGCGAAACGTCGGTCATATTCGCCGGCGGCGGCGTTCGCGCGGCAGACGCGAGTCAGGAACTCGAACGCGTTGCCCGACTCCTCGACGCGCCGGTCGTCACCAGCTACAAGGGAAAAGGCGTCCTTCCCGAGGGCTCGGAGTATTCGGCCGGAACGCTTTCTGCGAGCGCGCCACCCGAACTCCTCGAGTGTCTTGCGAGTGCGGACGCGGCCCTCGCGGTCGGGACGGATCTCGATGCAGTGACGACTCGCGAGTGGCAGATCGAGTTCCCGGAGACCGTCGTTCACGTCACGCTCGACCCCGCCGACCTCGGAAACGGCTACGAGCCGACGGTGGGGATCGTCGCCGACGCGAAGGAGACGCTCTCGAAACTGCGTGAATTTCTCGACGGTCAGGAATCCGGGTCGTTCATCGACTCTAGCGGGGAATCGACGACCGCGACCCGATCCGGACTCGAGCGCGCGACAGCGGTCAGAGAAGCGCTCGACGACCGCCTCGAGGAACTGCGGGGATCGACGCCGCCGCTGACCTCGGTGAGCGTCCTCGAGGCGGTCAGGGACGCCGTTCCGCGGGACGCTATCGTGACCGCCGACGCCGGCGGCTTTCGTGTCTGGGGTCTCAACGCGTTCGACGTCTACAGCCCGCGGACGTACGTAAACCCCGGATCGTGGGCCTCGATGGGGACGGCCCTTCCCGCCGGGATCGGTGCCCAACTCTCGAACCCGACCGAAGACATCGTCGTTCTGGTCGGTGATGGCGGGCTCATGATGTGCGTTCATGAACTCCATACCGCCGTTGCCGAGGACCTGCCGATCACCGTCGTCGTCTCCAGAAACGAGGATTACGCGCTCATCAGCGAGGAAGCCGGCCGGTCGTACGACCTCGAGGACGGCGCGTACGCCTGGCCCGACGCGCCGATCGATTTCGTATCGCTTGCGAACAGCCTCGGAATGACTGCTCGCCGCGCACGGACGCCCGCGGAGATTCGACAGGCTGTCGCCGAGGCGGTCGCCGCGAACGAACCGACGCTGCTCGAGATTCCAACCGACCCGCAGGAACCGCAGGCGGGCGAGTGGATGACTAAGTCCGAGCCAGATGGCGGATCCAAGTCGAACGGTGAGTCTGAGTCGAACACTGACCGTCAGTGA
- a CDS encoding tyrosine-type recombinase/integrase, with translation MTTELEPLGPETARQMYLDERRHELADATLQSHDYRLKQFVQWCENEEIDNLNDFSARDIHRFRVKRRNEDELATASMKGQLATLRVFLRFCVSIDAVQAGLDEKIILPTTTADDARDELLSRDRAQKILDHLERYRYARLEHALLEVLWHTGFRIGAATGIDVEDYRSDDQYLALVHRPDEGTSLKNGSKSERLVALNDRVCLVLDDWLEVNHPEVVDDHGRTPLFATKRSRLSRNRGRTIAYQYTRPCIYENKCPHDRDIAECEARPTEYAHKCPSALSPHPVRRGSITHHLQSDTPERIVSDRMDVGMDVLERHYDQRSAREKLEQRRQYLPDG, from the coding sequence ATGACAACCGAACTCGAACCACTTGGCCCGGAGACGGCCAGGCAGATGTACCTCGACGAACGGCGACACGAACTCGCGGATGCAACTCTACAATCACACGACTACCGGCTCAAGCAGTTCGTACAATGGTGTGAAAACGAGGAGATTGACAACCTGAACGACTTCTCCGCACGCGATATCCACCGGTTCCGAGTCAAGCGACGGAACGAAGACGAACTCGCCACAGCATCCATGAAAGGACAACTGGCGACCTTACGTGTCTTCCTCCGGTTCTGTGTGAGTATCGATGCAGTGCAAGCGGGACTCGATGAGAAAATCATCCTGCCGACGACCACAGCTGATGACGCACGCGACGAGTTACTCAGCAGGGATCGCGCGCAGAAGATTCTGGACCATCTCGAGCGATACCGCTATGCAAGACTTGAGCACGCGCTGCTCGAAGTACTCTGGCACACTGGCTTTCGCATCGGTGCTGCGACTGGAATCGATGTCGAGGACTACAGATCCGACGATCAATACCTGGCTCTAGTACACAGACCAGACGAGGGAACCTCTCTCAAGAACGGCTCGAAAAGCGAGCGATTGGTTGCGTTGAACGATCGTGTCTGTCTGGTTCTGGACGACTGGCTCGAGGTCAACCATCCAGAGGTAGTTGATGACCACGGTCGAACTCCGTTATTTGCGACAAAGCGCAGTCGGCTCAGTCGTAACCGCGGACGAACGATCGCCTATCAGTATACTCGCCCGTGTATATACGAGAACAAGTGTCCACATGACCGGGATATCGCCGAGTGCGAAGCACGTCCGACAGAGTATGCCCACAAGTGTCCGTCAGCACTGAGTCCACATCCTGTTCGTCGTGGATCCATTACGCATCATCTCCAGTCAGATACCCCTGAGCGCATAGTGAGTGATCGCATGGATGTTGGGATGGACGTACTGGAGCGGCATTACGATCAGCGGTCAGCTCGAGAAAAACTCGAACAACGCCGACAGTATCTTCCAGATGGATAG
- a CDS encoding HNH endonuclease — protein MRTTPGRVSIGGFLSQEEIEEAFDTGFGYRISGINPRRDLQNQRYVLVFANEDGPYDDSVTQGRFEYIGEGLEGDQSESSPGNSTLIDAISSNIPVHFFYQQSGDGEWEYQGLVDILDYNFKEQGGREVIVFKMEHRDNPSEDDDLSWLDAMRLELERFQEQKGESVATLGELYDFSEHRLSIQFPDNNHVRAKIRQQLQRLRDQDEVEFLDEQGTYRINVGDEIKQEKGELEQALDSEPQLTEDSTEFTESRRRARDHAFAELVKDAYDYSCAICGSSRETPAGNPEVEAAHIYPKREGGSDDVRNGLTLCKLHHWAFDTGWLAISDEHEILVKDAPNRDGYYEFKQLESDLIRLPERDDAEPHPVFLREHRQLNEF, from the coding sequence ATGCGTACAACTCCAGGGAGGGTCTCTATTGGGGGCTTTCTTTCGCAAGAAGAAATCGAAGAAGCGTTTGATACGGGCTTTGGCTATCGAATTTCCGGAATCAATCCTCGACGTGACCTTCAAAATCAAAGATACGTGTTGGTATTTGCTAACGAAGATGGGCCATACGATGACTCGGTCACACAGGGTCGTTTTGAGTATATTGGAGAGGGATTAGAGGGCGACCAGAGTGAATCATCACCCGGTAACTCAACTCTCATTGACGCTATTTCTTCTAATATTCCAGTCCATTTCTTCTACCAACAGTCAGGGGATGGCGAGTGGGAGTATCAGGGACTCGTTGACATTCTCGACTACAATTTCAAGGAACAAGGTGGGAGAGAAGTTATTGTATTCAAGATGGAACACCGAGACAATCCTTCAGAAGATGACGACCTAAGTTGGCTGGATGCGATGCGATTGGAACTCGAACGGTTTCAAGAGCAGAAAGGTGAAAGCGTCGCTACTCTTGGAGAACTCTATGACTTTTCCGAACACCGCCTTTCGATCCAGTTTCCGGACAACAATCACGTCAGGGCAAAGATTCGCCAACAACTCCAGCGCCTACGCGACCAAGACGAAGTAGAGTTTCTAGATGAGCAAGGAACGTATCGAATTAACGTGGGTGATGAAATAAAGCAGGAGAAAGGTGAATTAGAACAGGCACTTGACTCAGAACCACAACTAACAGAAGATTCCACAGAGTTCACAGAAAGTCGGAGACGAGCACGTGATCACGCCTTTGCAGAACTTGTTAAGGACGCCTACGACTACTCGTGCGCAATTTGTGGAAGTAGTCGTGAGACACCAGCTGGAAATCCAGAAGTCGAAGCCGCTCACATCTATCCAAAACGTGAGGGAGGGTCAGACGACGTAAGAAATGGTCTCACACTATGCAAACTCCATCATTGGGCGTTCGATACGGGTTGGCTGGCCATCTCTGATGAACATGAAATTCTTGTCAAGGATGCTCCGAACCGAGATGGTTACTATGAGTTCAAACAGTTAGAAAGTGATCTAATACGACTACCTGAAAGAGATGACGCAGAACCTCATCCAGTTTTCCTTAGAGAACATCGACAACTGAACGAATTCTAA
- a CDS encoding site-specific integrase has protein sequence MEVSTICGWINDLISLQSYIYHKDPTILKKRLLSELEGSEILDCREITEDLLKDTLESDFKEYSERISTLVAYLRQYQFGTRVHVYVELILNTCSQPGCVRDLELEDINSDNGTVVISIPETHLVSKAGLVTQRVANISQETSEALEEFLAYERKEPTDISDSPLLTTSHGRVSESTLRREVKQASESAEEYPGVASPLTRHQTSCVVPSEIWQYSILQLLEGQ, from the coding sequence GTGGAGGTCAGCACAATCTGTGGATGGATTAATGATTTGATTAGTCTTCAGTCATATATTTATCATAAAGATCCTACTATTCTCAAGAAAAGACTGCTATCAGAGTTAGAAGGGTCAGAAATATTGGATTGTAGGGAGATTACTGAAGACCTCCTCAAAGATACTCTGGAAAGCGATTTCAAAGAGTATTCTGAACGGATTTCGACATTAGTGGCATACCTCCGTCAGTACCAATTTGGTACCCGAGTTCACGTATATGTAGAACTCATACTCAACACATGTAGCCAACCAGGGTGTGTACGAGATCTCGAGCTTGAGGACATCAACTCGGATAACGGTACAGTCGTAATCTCAATCCCAGAGACGCACCTTGTAAGCAAGGCTGGTCTCGTAACACAGCGGGTTGCAAATATTTCTCAAGAAACTTCTGAAGCTCTTGAAGAGTTCTTAGCCTATGAACGGAAAGAGCCTACAGACATCTCTGATAGCCCACTATTGACAACTTCCCATGGGAGGGTGAGTGAATCGACGCTTCGACGGGAAGTGAAACAAGCCAGTGAAAGCGCAGAAGAATATCCTGGTGTAGCGTCACCTCTCACACGACACCAGACTAGTTGTGTCGTGCCCAGTGAAATCTGGCAGTATTCAATTTTGCAACTCCTGGAGGGACAATGA
- a CDS encoding DUF2971 domain-containing protein, translating into MPYEPHDKFPEPEDDDQTIWRYLEFPQIMSILEHESLWFTAANGFEDPYEGSFTMPDLEEVVEKALAMGWDIEEEELMKMVQSTPDHFQNDLFLNCWHMNEYESAAMWNQYSLADGGIAVRSTVHRFKDALSACKEYDVSLSPVVYADFREEVVRETFLPRRFLYKRKSYEHEKELRAIIHLQDILEVETSVAREKGLNIRHPDKEVQQYPRIEPYASMLREELPPGLYVSVDLDILIDKIFVAPDAPGWFEETVKEIVDTYALSSVEVEKSSLKSELLK; encoded by the coding sequence ATGCCCTACGAGCCCCACGACAAATTCCCGGAACCAGAGGACGACGACCAGACTATCTGGCGGTACTTAGAATTCCCACAAATCATGTCGATATTGGAACATGAATCCCTCTGGTTTACTGCCGCCAACGGATTCGAAGATCCTTACGAAGGCTCCTTCACCATGCCAGATCTTGAGGAGGTGGTTGAAAAAGCTCTGGCTATGGGGTGGGATATTGAGGAAGAGGAGCTTATGAAGATGGTTCAATCCACCCCGGATCACTTCCAAAACGATCTCTTCCTCAATTGCTGGCACATGAACGAGTACGAATCTGCGGCGATGTGGAACCAATACTCGCTTGCTGATGGCGGAATAGCAGTCCGCTCGACCGTTCACCGGTTCAAGGACGCTCTAAGTGCTTGCAAGGAATACGACGTTTCTCTCTCCCCAGTCGTTTACGCCGATTTCCGAGAAGAGGTTGTCAGAGAAACGTTCCTGCCGCGTCGGTTCCTATACAAGCGGAAAAGCTATGAACACGAGAAAGAGCTTCGAGCTATCATACACCTTCAGGATATTTTAGAGGTAGAGACGTCTGTTGCCCGGGAAAAGGGCTTGAACATCCGACACCCCGATAAGGAGGTTCAGCAGTATCCTCGCATAGAACCTTACGCAAGTATGCTCAGAGAAGAGCTGCCGCCGGGTCTTTACGTATCCGTCGATCTAGATATCTTGATAGACAAGATCTTTGTTGCGCCGGACGCTCCGGGTTGGTTTGAAGAAACTGTTAAGGAGATCGTAGATACCTACGCTCTGAGTTCAGTTGAAGTGGAGAAGTCGTCTCTCAAAAGCGAGTTGCTCAAGTAA
- a CDS encoding metallophosphoesterase family protein, whose translation MHRPHSGQLLARLERPTTPSPTTLAVLSDVHLATDASGTWKVFHRTERHLRAAVAGVNDREIDGVVVAGDLTRDGTPEQFNRFDELAEFDPPMVAVPGNHDLPTTFDDHGSASIASFETRYTPGGLPFRTRFDGIEVIGLNSHAAGPNAPAETWDGQVSAEQLMWLDETLADSDVDATIVTVHHNLPATGELYERYRAELPVGGTVPGFSNPEPLVELLASHDVPLVVTGHLHFPAIEQTDAVRELTVPAVSSFPHSLLVLEIDERGTVVRSVPLTDGDGMVESIAHGYEKDRVLLSAAQQATFPLVDELESAHGADSLPRTTDSVDYS comes from the coding sequence ATGCACCGACCGCACTCCGGCCAACTCCTTGCGCGCCTCGAGCGGCCGACCACGCCGTCGCCGACGACGCTCGCGGTTCTCTCGGACGTCCACCTCGCGACGGACGCCTCCGGTACGTGGAAGGTCTTTCACCGAACGGAGCGTCACCTTCGTGCGGCCGTCGCGGGGGTCAACGACCGAGAGATCGACGGCGTGGTCGTCGCTGGCGATCTCACGCGCGATGGGACGCCCGAACAGTTCAACCGATTCGACGAACTCGCCGAGTTCGACCCGCCGATGGTCGCGGTGCCCGGCAACCACGATCTACCGACGACGTTCGACGATCACGGATCGGCTTCGATCGCCTCGTTCGAGACTCGATACACGCCCGGTGGGCTACCGTTTCGAACCCGGTTCGACGGGATCGAAGTGATCGGACTCAACAGCCACGCCGCTGGCCCGAACGCTCCCGCGGAGACGTGGGACGGACAGGTTAGCGCCGAGCAGTTGATGTGGCTCGACGAGACGCTCGCCGACAGCGACGTCGATGCGACGATCGTCACCGTTCATCACAACCTGCCGGCGACGGGCGAACTCTACGAACGCTACCGGGCCGAGCTGCCCGTCGGTGGAACGGTTCCCGGGTTTTCGAATCCCGAGCCGCTGGTCGAGTTGCTCGCCTCTCACGACGTTCCACTCGTGGTGACCGGCCACTTGCACTTTCCCGCCATCGAGCAGACTGATGCCGTGAGAGAACTCACGGTGCCCGCGGTGTCGTCGTTTCCCCACTCCCTGCTGGTGCTCGAGATCGACGAGCGCGGAACGGTCGTTCGATCCGTTCCGCTGACCGACGGCGACGGCATGGTCGAATCGATCGCTCACGGCTACGAAAAGGATCGCGTCCTGCTCTCGGCCGCCCAGCAGGCGACGTTTCCGCTCGTCGACGAACTCGAGTCAGCGCACGGTGCCGATAGTCTCCCGCGGACGACGGATAGTGTGGACTATTCGTAG
- a CDS encoding tyrosine-type recombinase/integrase, which produces MNENIVRLLSEIDDPETIEKVLKQMDVNDTSQETATRNGFARATLSDLYKRFLSRRQNRSPSTRAQYKRTIPRFVEFAEDNGITNPVEISSPLVDAYVDYLQSEYDSDATILTYTKNARTWLRWLSQRELCDESIYRILDKEELGLTPRARDEAIPKSEATGLLHRLRRRRRGSGMHALTELLWNGGPRIGGVHSLDVPDFDPEEKELCFRHRPETRTRLKNGNENSNTAGDGERNIVIKDEVISAIQLYIETERPDVTDEYGREPLFATEYGRASRSTLRRWVYEATNCRWNRKDAGDCSCDGSCNPDSSVCPVSYYPHAIRRGSIVNHLSGGLRRERASERFDVSVKVIKKHYDPRTEQDRLNDRREAVKHSWN; this is translated from the coding sequence ATGAACGAGAATATTGTCCGTCTGCTGTCGGAGATCGATGATCCTGAGACCATCGAAAAAGTGCTGAAGCAAATGGATGTGAACGATACGTCCCAAGAGACTGCTACTCGAAATGGATTTGCTCGAGCTACCCTCTCCGATCTCTACAAGCGATTTCTCTCGCGCAGGCAGAATCGGAGCCCGTCAACGCGGGCCCAGTACAAGCGAACGATTCCTCGATTCGTTGAATTCGCAGAAGACAACGGCATTACGAACCCAGTAGAAATTTCTTCACCATTGGTTGATGCGTACGTCGACTACTTACAGTCGGAATATGACTCCGACGCAACGATCCTTACGTATACGAAGAATGCACGCACGTGGCTTCGGTGGCTCAGCCAACGGGAACTATGCGACGAATCAATTTACAGAATCCTCGACAAGGAGGAACTCGGTCTGACTCCGAGAGCTCGTGACGAAGCGATTCCAAAATCCGAAGCCACAGGTCTCCTTCATCGACTCCGACGACGTCGACGAGGTTCAGGCATGCATGCTCTCACAGAGCTTCTCTGGAATGGTGGACCACGTATTGGTGGCGTACATTCTCTTGATGTTCCCGATTTTGATCCCGAGGAGAAAGAACTCTGCTTCCGCCATAGACCGGAAACAAGAACGAGGCTAAAGAATGGAAACGAAAACTCGAACACAGCTGGTGACGGCGAACGAAACATCGTGATAAAAGACGAGGTCATAAGCGCAATTCAATTGTATATCGAGACCGAACGGCCTGACGTTACTGACGAGTACGGCCGAGAGCCGTTATTTGCGACAGAATACGGACGGGCGTCTCGGTCGACACTTCGGCGATGGGTATACGAAGCTACGAACTGTCGCTGGAATCGAAAAGACGCGGGTGATTGCTCGTGTGATGGAAGCTGTAATCCTGATTCGAGTGTATGTCCGGTGTCATATTACCCACATGCGATCCGTCGAGGATCGATTGTCAACCATCTCAGCGGTGGCCTCCGGAGAGAACGAGCAAGCGAGCGATTTGACGTCTCTGTTAAGGTAATCAAAAAGCACTACGATCCTCGTACAGAACAAGATCGTCTCAACGATCGGCGCGAAGCAGTCAAGCACTCGTGGAATTAA
- a CDS encoding DUF7283 family protein codes for MKERWTTQVYEASSTYEHDADEIRVDGPTISLRNEHGTTHSRLSYGTVVPVMGDERLENITSGTPFETEYSDELDDPDTAATEMFFDDLEAANANNSGEWVPADGEMRTRTVDVVSPSVAVSVKPEEWGTGDTTRSMRFSYEANTETQIEISATGTLWGKDEPQTETELVEADEDGRSYRYSLHTGESPHNQIHYPFDVDVRAGGQHVCSETITDGDHGEKVAVCDGTDGNVDTTDDLEWVDLNEQTGNYRVTLVDS; via the coding sequence ATAAAAGAAAGATGGACAACTCAGGTATACGAAGCGAGTTCGACCTACGAACACGACGCAGACGAGATCAGAGTCGACGGGCCGACGATATCGCTCCGGAACGAGCACGGAACCACGCACTCGAGGCTCTCGTATGGGACCGTCGTTCCGGTGATGGGCGACGAGCGACTCGAGAACATCACGTCCGGAACACCCTTCGAAACCGAGTACAGCGACGAACTCGACGATCCCGATACCGCAGCGACCGAGATGTTTTTCGACGACCTCGAGGCGGCAAACGCGAACAACTCGGGGGAGTGGGTCCCGGCGGATGGAGAGATGCGGACTCGAACGGTAGATGTCGTATCGCCGTCGGTTGCCGTCTCAGTCAAACCGGAGGAGTGGGGGACGGGAGATACGACTCGAAGCATGCGATTCTCCTACGAGGCAAACACGGAGACACAGATCGAAATTAGCGCGACGGGGACGCTCTGGGGAAAAGACGAGCCGCAAACTGAAACCGAACTCGTGGAAGCCGACGAGGACGGGAGGAGCTACCGGTATTCATTGCACACTGGTGAGAGTCCACATAACCAGATTCACTATCCGTTCGATGTCGACGTTCGAGCCGGCGGACAGCACGTTTGTAGCGAGACGATTACGGACGGCGATCACGGCGAGAAGGTGGCTGTCTGCGACGGAACGGACGGGAACGTCGACACCACCGACGATCTGGAATGGGTGGATCTGAACGAGCAAACCGGAAACTATCGTGTCACGTTGGTCGATTCGTGA